The nucleotide window ATAGCCAAATGACTCGGGCGGAAAATCATTAAATTCTTCTATTGGGCGTGATTCCTTTTCGATTAGCGGGTTGAGCAATTCAAACAAGGTTTCAAAAAAAACAAGTAGAGGTGTGAAAATCCGGGATTTAAAAAAAGATTTTTTCACGGGAGAAGACACTTTGAAGACCGCTGAATCAATTTGTCTGATGAGCGCTGATGGCATTTTTTCCTGTGGCAGGTTTTGAATCATTTGATCTGTGTACTGAAAAGCCTCTAATTCTTTTTTGCACTCTTTGCATTGGATTAGATGCTGTATTATGTTTTTGTTCTGGATCAAATCCAGCTCTTTGTCCAAATGGGCTGATAATTTTTCCAAAATTTCCTGACATTTCATGATTCTGTTTCCTTGTTAAAATTTTAGATGTTTTTTCAAGCCTTTTCTGGCTCTGAAAATCAAAGACTCCACACTGGAAATTGAAAGGTTTAAAATGTCACTGATTTCCCTGTAAGAATACCCTTCATTCACCCTTAAAAGCAATGCTGCCC belongs to Desulfobacula toluolica Tol2 and includes:
- a CDS encoding anti-sigma factor family protein — protein: MKCQEILEKLSAHLDKELDLIQNKNIIQHLIQCKECKKELEAFQYTDQMIQNLPQEKMPSALIRQIDSAVFKVSSPVKKSFFKSRIFTPLLVFFETLFELLNPLIEKESRPIEEFNDFPPESFGYIYFKIMNPSHMRS